One segment of Rubripirellula amarantea DNA contains the following:
- a CDS encoding TlpA family protein disulfide reductase has protein sequence MDKHPPHATRKLASWDVPTVPVLMTAFLSAFLSIGCGSSSKDDASVVPPPSSRTNSGSVDGNPEATLVPPGSMELPPDFDPSDVDHEPQKQPAFELPDSPDDTTQSNNEAIRVEFATWNDIMSVPRQTGKITVVDLWSLSCEPCMREFPGLVKVHREFGEKVACVSANVDFDGRKRRPPEYYESKVEAFLEQVNAFGMSAFICSTPSEDVYTDANIASIPAVLIYDREGTPVRVFVDAGETQGFTYEEDVIPLVEQLAMVD, from the coding sequence GTGGACAAACATCCTCCTCATGCCACTCGGAAATTAGCTTCGTGGGACGTTCCTACCGTGCCGGTGCTGATGACCGCGTTTTTGTCAGCGTTTTTGTCAATCGGGTGCGGAAGCTCTAGCAAAGACGATGCCAGCGTCGTTCCGCCGCCTAGTTCCCGCACCAACAGTGGTTCGGTCGATGGAAATCCAGAAGCGACGTTGGTTCCGCCGGGCAGTATGGAATTGCCACCTGATTTTGATCCCAGCGACGTCGACCACGAGCCGCAGAAGCAGCCCGCGTTCGAATTGCCCGATTCTCCCGACGACACAACTCAGTCCAATAACGAAGCGATTCGCGTAGAGTTTGCAACTTGGAATGACATCATGTCGGTTCCTAGGCAAACCGGCAAAATTACGGTCGTGGATTTATGGTCGCTTTCCTGCGAACCCTGCATGAGGGAGTTTCCCGGGCTTGTCAAAGTGCACCGCGAATTCGGCGAAAAGGTCGCATGCGTTTCAGCAAACGTGGACTTCGATGGCCGCAAACGTCGACCGCCGGAATACTACGAATCGAAAGTGGAAGCGTTCCTAGAACAAGTCAATGCGTTTGGGATGTCCGCATTCATTTGCAGTACGCCAAGCGAAGACGTTTACACGGATGCCAACATCGCATCCATTCCCGCAGTGTTGATTTATGACCGCGAGGGAACACCGGTGCGAGTGTTTGTGGACGCAGGTGAAACGCAAGGTTTCACTTATGAGGAAGATGTCATACCTCTGGTCGAGCAACTAGCGATGGTGGATTAG
- a CDS encoding glycosyltransferase has protein sequence MTHAPSGSPSSSQRIRVLLMISSMRGGGSERQTLLLLKHLDRQVFEPHLYMTEAEGCLLAEVPQDVVIHSYQPSDAASGFYFPGRILRDQTRHLLSVLDAARIDVIYDRTFHMTMLAGSAATSRSIPRVSTIVSPPERAVPMVEKRFVQIKKRRLAKAYRQSTSVIAVSQQAAASAVHYYGLSPEDVVVVANPVDVDEVTSQSAASVSVSRSANAITFICVGRMTAEKGQRNLIEALSLLESDTNVPSLEVWFVGDGPLRVDVENLARRTLSRHQVRFLGHQDNAPAWIASADALILPSLFEGMPNVVLEAMAIGKPVIATRAGGTVELQRDEPTMFMAEPGNPTSIAAAIRTYCDNPELIEQHVDAAKRLIDEHHNISKNVNRIETIMKDAANLRRT, from the coding sequence TTGACCCATGCACCCTCAGGTTCGCCGTCTTCTAGCCAACGCATTCGTGTCCTGCTAATGATCAGCTCGATGCGTGGTGGCGGCAGCGAGCGGCAAACTCTGCTATTGCTTAAGCACTTGGATCGTCAAGTATTCGAACCCCACCTGTACATGACCGAAGCCGAGGGTTGTCTGCTTGCTGAAGTCCCGCAGGACGTGGTGATACATTCCTATCAGCCAAGTGACGCCGCAAGCGGCTTCTACTTTCCTGGACGCATCCTGCGAGACCAAACACGACACTTGCTTAGCGTTCTTGATGCCGCTCGAATCGACGTGATCTACGATCGCACGTTTCACATGACCATGCTGGCAGGATCCGCGGCAACTTCGCGTTCCATCCCACGCGTATCAACCATTGTCAGCCCTCCGGAACGAGCGGTACCGATGGTGGAGAAACGTTTTGTACAAATCAAAAAACGCAGGCTTGCCAAAGCGTATCGCCAATCGACTTCCGTTATCGCAGTTAGCCAACAAGCCGCAGCCTCGGCGGTCCACTACTACGGTCTTTCACCGGAAGACGTTGTCGTTGTTGCCAATCCCGTCGACGTTGACGAAGTGACGTCACAAAGTGCCGCGTCGGTTTCAGTTTCCAGATCGGCTAATGCAATCACGTTCATATGCGTCGGTCGTATGACAGCCGAGAAAGGGCAACGCAATCTGATCGAAGCTTTGTCGCTGCTTGAATCCGATACGAACGTTCCCTCTCTCGAAGTCTGGTTTGTCGGAGACGGCCCGTTGCGAGTTGACGTGGAAAATTTGGCCCGCAGAACGCTATCTCGGCATCAAGTTCGCTTTCTTGGACATCAAGACAACGCCCCCGCGTGGATTGCTTCGGCCGACGCTTTAATACTGCCATCGCTTTTTGAAGGCATGCCGAACGTGGTGTTGGAAGCGATGGCGATCGGCAAGCCAGTGATCGCGACACGTGCGGGCGGAACGGTGGAACTTCAACGCGATGAACCAACGATGTTCATGGCCGAACCTGGGAATCCGACGTCAATTGCCGCCGCTATCAGAACGTACTGCGATAACCCGGAACTTATTGAGCAACACGTCGACGCAGCAAAACGGCTCATCGACGAGCACCACAATATTTCAAAGAACGTCAATCGAATTGAGACCATCATGAAGGATGCGGCGAATCTGCGACGAACCTAA
- a CDS encoding endonuclease/exonuclease/phosphatase family protein has translation MFQTFSTLVIAFFIGAIAIVHTQACIAQDPVEELSIDQLDNSNIRVATYNVSLYGSKAGEVAQRMADGKDKQAEKLAAVIQTVRPDILLLNEVDYDQAGTVANAFAEKFLAVPQGDRQPLDYPYVYSVPTNTGLRSGLDLDGNGKLTDPVDAWGFGMYEGQYALAVLSRYPIVTDEVRTFQKFLWRDFPNAKRPVHPTTGEPYFPDDIWEQLRLSSKNHVDVPIEVGDERIHLLASHPTPPVFDGPEDHNGCRNHDEIKFWEHYLSATDADWIVDDQGKSGGLEKDAYFVIAGDLNSDPIEGDSQKDAMQKLLAHSLVQDCKPRWLGQKDPAKTQTALFGRDRMMRIDYVIPSSQFRVVESGVFWPKQFSPDNRLVDATDHRLVWVEVAIP, from the coding sequence ATGTTTCAAACATTCAGCACTCTCGTTATTGCGTTCTTCATAGGGGCGATTGCGATTGTCCATACTCAAGCGTGCATCGCGCAAGATCCTGTTGAAGAGCTTTCGATTGATCAACTCGACAATTCCAACATTCGCGTCGCGACCTACAACGTCTCGCTCTACGGCAGCAAAGCTGGTGAGGTCGCCCAGCGGATGGCGGACGGGAAAGATAAACAGGCCGAGAAATTAGCCGCTGTCATCCAAACCGTTCGCCCGGACATTCTCTTGCTCAACGAGGTCGACTATGACCAAGCGGGCACGGTTGCCAACGCGTTTGCGGAAAAGTTCCTGGCTGTGCCCCAGGGCGATCGCCAACCTTTGGACTATCCCTATGTTTATTCCGTCCCCACCAACACGGGCTTGCGATCGGGATTGGATTTAGATGGCAATGGAAAGTTGACGGATCCCGTTGATGCCTGGGGCTTTGGAATGTACGAAGGCCAATACGCTCTTGCGGTGCTAAGCCGTTACCCAATCGTGACGGATGAAGTGCGAACGTTTCAAAAATTCCTCTGGCGGGATTTCCCAAACGCAAAACGCCCCGTGCATCCCACGACGGGCGAACCTTACTTTCCTGATGACATTTGGGAACAATTGCGATTGTCCAGCAAGAACCATGTGGATGTTCCGATTGAAGTCGGTGACGAACGTATTCATCTACTCGCTTCGCATCCCACACCGCCCGTGTTTGATGGTCCAGAAGATCACAATGGATGCCGCAACCACGATGAAATAAAGTTCTGGGAACACTACCTATCGGCTACCGACGCGGACTGGATAGTCGATGACCAGGGCAAGTCGGGCGGACTCGAAAAGGACGCTTACTTTGTGATTGCGGGCGACCTGAACAGCGATCCCATTGAGGGCGATAGTCAGAAAGATGCGATGCAAAAATTGCTTGCTCATTCTCTTGTGCAAGACTGCAAGCCTCGTTGGCTAGGCCAAAAGGATCCCGCTAAAACCCAAACCGCATTGTTCGGTCGTGATCGCATGATGCGAATTGATTACGTGATACCTTCCTCTCAGTTTCGCGTTGTCGAAAGCGGTGTTTTTTGGCCAAAACAGTTTTCCCCGGACAATCGATTGGTTGACGCCACTGATCACCGTTTGGTTTGGGTAGAGGTCGCGATTCCTTGA
- the treZ gene encoding malto-oligosyltrehalose trehalohydrolase, translating to MSVPSKAPITELHRHLGGQFVRGGAARFCVWSPTSSQVNVVIVNLDGQVQQTHVMTPVDGYHYLEQSGLGVGARYFYQFDGGPLRPDPASRFQPDGVHGPSMVCSGDESESAFSWTDQSWSGMQRSDLVIYEMHVGTFTDEGTYDSAIARLDELVELGVTAIELLPLADAAGKWNWGYDGVCLFAPNRNYGHPDRLKSFVDAAHSRGLAVILDVVYNHLGPEGNYLGESGPYLSSRHHTVWGSAPNFDDPQYGEQARRFFIANAIYWLDEFHFDGLRVDAIHCMLDDQKPHVVVEMAQAVRDWSVESGRLAILIAESNVYDPGMTQPIHADGCGFDAQWGDCFLHSMFAVVRPGEQLCQRIYQPGDDLDQVLRMGYVYSGTIREPRKRHDLGERVDTMPLVYSIQNHDFIGNHPLGKRLHQLTSLETQRAAAALLILSPAIPMLFMGEEFACEKPFQFFVDFGDEHLRQAVVEGRRREYPQHQWNDGNSPIDPAAFFDSKIGPASNGNASMRAWYQDLIQMRKQLISDGLLSSVNVRIETDLDEGLFRLRYESSSRWAEVIVRLNEKSQMKEPLTIPASGQIVLDSLNSDSERLEPNHARVVTS from the coding sequence ATGTCAGTTCCCTCGAAAGCCCCCATCACTGAGTTGCACCGACATCTTGGCGGACAATTTGTCCGCGGGGGGGCTGCACGCTTTTGTGTGTGGTCGCCCACTAGCAGTCAAGTTAATGTCGTGATCGTCAACCTAGACGGGCAAGTTCAGCAAACGCATGTGATGACTCCGGTCGATGGATACCACTACCTTGAACAGTCAGGGCTCGGGGTGGGCGCAAGATATTTTTACCAGTTCGATGGTGGACCGCTGCGACCCGATCCCGCGTCACGCTTTCAGCCCGACGGTGTCCATGGACCGAGCATGGTGTGCAGCGGTGACGAATCCGAATCGGCGTTCTCGTGGACGGACCAGTCGTGGTCAGGTATGCAACGGTCGGATCTAGTTATCTATGAGATGCATGTTGGAACGTTCACCGACGAAGGGACGTATGATTCGGCAATTGCGAGGCTAGATGAACTCGTCGAACTCGGTGTTACAGCTATCGAATTGCTTCCACTTGCGGATGCAGCAGGCAAATGGAATTGGGGGTACGACGGCGTGTGCTTGTTCGCACCCAACCGGAACTACGGTCACCCGGATCGACTCAAGTCCTTTGTCGATGCGGCTCATTCGAGAGGTTTGGCGGTAATTCTAGACGTTGTCTACAACCACCTTGGCCCCGAAGGCAACTACCTCGGCGAATCAGGCCCGTATTTGTCGTCGCGACATCATACCGTTTGGGGCAGCGCACCGAACTTCGACGATCCGCAGTACGGCGAGCAGGCTAGGCGTTTCTTCATTGCCAATGCCATCTACTGGCTTGACGAATTTCACTTTGACGGTCTTCGTGTTGATGCGATCCACTGCATGCTCGATGATCAAAAACCACATGTCGTTGTCGAGATGGCGCAAGCCGTCCGCGATTGGTCCGTGGAAAGTGGCCGGTTGGCAATCTTGATTGCAGAATCCAACGTCTATGATCCCGGAATGACTCAGCCCATTCATGCCGATGGTTGTGGATTTGATGCCCAGTGGGGCGATTGTTTTCTTCACAGCATGTTCGCTGTGGTGCGTCCAGGTGAACAACTTTGTCAGCGGATCTATCAGCCCGGGGACGATTTGGATCAAGTACTGCGAATGGGATATGTGTATTCCGGCACAATTCGAGAACCACGCAAACGCCATGACCTGGGCGAACGTGTAGACACGATGCCCTTGGTCTATTCCATTCAAAATCACGATTTCATAGGCAACCATCCGCTAGGAAAGCGTCTGCACCAACTGACAAGCTTAGAAACTCAACGGGCTGCCGCCGCTTTGTTGATTCTTTCACCTGCGATACCGATGTTGTTTATGGGGGAAGAGTTCGCATGCGAAAAGCCGTTCCAGTTCTTTGTTGATTTTGGTGATGAACATTTGCGACAAGCGGTTGTCGAAGGACGGCGTCGCGAGTATCCCCAGCACCAATGGAACGACGGCAATTCACCTATTGATCCTGCTGCCTTTTTTGACTCGAAGATTGGACCCGCTAGCAACGGCAACGCATCGATGCGGGCTTGGTACCAAGATCTAATTCAAATGAGGAAGCAGTTGATTTCCGATGGATTACTTTCGAGCGTGAACGTACGCATCGAAACGGATCTCGATGAAGGTCTGTTTCGACTTCGCTATGAGTCGTCGAGTCGGTGGGCCGAAGTGATCGTTCGCCTGAACGAAAAAAGCCAGATGAAAGAACCGCTAACGATTCCCGCATCTGGCCAAATTGTTTTAGATTCGCTCAACAGTGATTCTGAACGACTGGAGCCAAATCACGCGCGTGTCGTGACTTCTTAG